Proteins from a genomic interval of Verrucomicrobium sp.:
- a CDS encoding Gfo/Idh/MocA family oxidoreductase — MTKKIRMGMVGGGEGAFIGAVHRMAAALDGQIELVAGAFSSDPARSRASGRALFLPEERCYGSHAEMFAAEAARPAAERIEFVSIVTPNFLHFPVAEAALRHGFPVLCDKPLTLTLDEAVRLAALVRETGLPFGLTHNYTGYPMVKEARARVAAGDLGAVRKVVAAYPQGWLAARIEAGGQKQADWRTDPARAGLSCCMGDIGTHAENLAEYVTGLRLEAVCADLATFVPGRPLDDDGSVLLRFRGSARGVLHATQVAAGEENGLSLQVYGEKGSLHWRHEEPNSLTLLWPDRPREIVRAGAGPLSEAARRHTRLPAGHPEGFLEAFANLYRNFAAALRARAAGEAPDPALDFPGVADGVRGMAFLEAVVASSLGEKKWQPVADPLS, encoded by the coding sequence ATGACCAAAAAGATCCGCATGGGAATGGTGGGGGGAGGGGAGGGCGCCTTCATCGGTGCCGTTCACCGGATGGCCGCCGCGCTGGACGGCCAGATCGAATTGGTCGCGGGCGCGTTCAGCTCCGATCCGGCCCGCTCCCGCGCCTCGGGCCGCGCGCTCTTCCTGCCGGAAGAGCGGTGCTACGGCTCCCACGCGGAGATGTTCGCCGCGGAGGCCGCGCGGCCCGCGGCGGAGCGGATCGAATTCGTCTCCATCGTCACGCCGAATTTCCTCCACTTCCCCGTCGCCGAAGCCGCGCTGCGCCACGGCTTCCCCGTCCTCTGCGACAAGCCGCTGACCCTCACGCTGGACGAGGCCGTCCGCCTGGCCGCGCTGGTGCGGGAGACGGGGCTCCCCTTCGGCCTCACGCACAATTACACCGGCTATCCGATGGTGAAGGAGGCGCGCGCCCGCGTCGCCGCCGGGGACTTGGGCGCGGTGCGGAAAGTCGTCGCCGCCTATCCGCAGGGCTGGCTGGCCGCGCGGATCGAAGCCGGCGGCCAAAAGCAGGCCGACTGGCGCACCGACCCCGCGCGCGCGGGCCTGAGCTGCTGCATGGGCGACATCGGCACCCACGCGGAGAACCTGGCCGAATACGTCACCGGCCTCCGGCTGGAGGCGGTCTGCGCCGACCTCGCCACCTTCGTCCCCGGCCGCCCGCTGGACGACGACGGCAGCGTGCTTCTCCGCTTCCGCGGCAGCGCGCGCGGCGTCCTCCACGCCACCCAGGTGGCGGCGGGGGAGGAGAACGGCCTTTCCCTCCAGGTCTACGGGGAGAAAGGCTCCCTCCACTGGCGGCACGAGGAGCCGAATAGCCTCACCCTCCTCTGGCCCGACCGGCCCCGGGAGATCGTCCGCGCGGGCGCGGGCCCGCTCAGCGAGGCGGCCCGCCGCCACACGCGGCTGCCCGCCGGCCATCCGGAGGGATTCCTGGAAGCCTTCGCCAACCTTTATCGCAACTTCGCCGCCGCGCTCCGCGCGCGCGCGGCGGGAGAGGCGCCCGATCCCGCGCTCGACTTCCCCGGCGTGGCGGACGGGGTGCGCGGCATGGCCTTCCTGGAAGCCGTCGTCGCCTCCTCCCTCGGCGAGAAGAAGTGGCAACCGGTCGCCGATCCGCTTAGCTAG
- the smc gene encoding chromosome segregation protein SMC: protein MYLKALNVVGFKSFADKTEVQFHRGVTAIVGPNGCGKSNVLDSIRWVLGEQSAKALRGGQMQDVIFSGSDTRKPLGMAEVSLTFGDCEHQLGTAFNEVTITRRLFRDGNSEYEINQTPCRLRDIHQLFMDTGIGRTAYSIMEQGKIDQILSARPEDRRAIFEEAAGITKYKSQKKEAMRKLEQTEANLLRLVDVIGEVRRQIGSLQRQASKARRYQELHAALQEGELRFARYQFGQLTSEINALQTQADSAQESGQALAVAVEEEEYALASLRGELEILEQETGTIREALNQARNAGERAAQRVGTAQTRVEEFTILREHCRLEIAGTEEKVRIQEEQARSLAARLESQSASRADAAAVHRQREEAVQSRQELAAEKNALRGERQSELGRRQSELANLRHQRVALEAQQHNLMARAEALREEVAAVAGRRDVAEAERAAQEMESLEAEAAWEAARAALSAAQESLAAAQPRAKDAERAEREAASAQSRLQAKLDALHQLEESHAGSPPAAQHLLACGARGEIAARLHGTLADACAVAPGYEETMALLLGDALHSLVIEDQGAAEEVLAAFARTGAQEGQVLLAPLRLARPAGPSLAAPTAARRFIEVVPSEARSPEFTEALGTLLDALLADAHVVSDLAQAWELKAVYLQAVVAVHGANGDRGALLTRGGLIQAGRPAADPLAILRRRPERLALEAELAAAQAAAQEAHEASLQAAEALQAAHAALDEARSAAKDAEITATTRRHTQQTLANSVRELDNARARSAQEQARLAAQAEEDAARHARVEEELSSGEAEAARLEEELAALQAESAALEAEAAALRQTLVESQIALATLTAECQSTEQQRASAEHRAAELRDLAATRGREAQDYTARIEQAHAEIEAATMEREEAEARSAQQETALQEVQSRRAEQQAFIAQREEGLRMQRRSLSEAQSLHASCEIKLTERRMHLTHLNERVQSAYQSVLADLPPLSEEEAATDWDVLGAEVADQRQKLDAMGSVNLDAIAEFEELSQRLTFLEGQENDLRGGKDQLLATIQEINETTKTLFAETFERIKVNFQEIFSELFGGGKATLVLADETDPLESGIEIVAKPPGKQLQSVTLLSGGEKTMTAVSLLFAIYKVKPSPFCVLDEMDAPLDESNINRFIRMVQRFTEHSQFVVITHNKRTISMADALFGVTMPERGVSKLMSIKLTAEEKAAHAGTPAPERVAAPVIPVKGEDAGPEPEAEAVPGEEDESDPALTA from the coding sequence ATGTATCTGAAAGCGCTCAACGTCGTCGGCTTCAAGTCGTTTGCCGACAAGACCGAAGTCCAATTCCACCGCGGGGTGACCGCCATCGTCGGCCCCAACGGGTGCGGCAAGAGCAACGTCCTCGACTCGATCCGCTGGGTGCTGGGCGAGCAGTCGGCCAAGGCGCTGCGCGGCGGCCAGATGCAGGACGTTATTTTCAGCGGCAGCGACACCCGCAAGCCTCTGGGCATGGCGGAGGTCTCCCTGACCTTCGGCGACTGCGAGCACCAGCTGGGCACCGCCTTCAACGAGGTGACGATCACCCGCCGCCTCTTCCGCGACGGCAACAGCGAGTACGAGATCAACCAGACCCCCTGCCGCCTGCGGGACATCCACCAGCTCTTCATGGACACCGGCATCGGCCGGACCGCCTACTCCATCATGGAGCAGGGGAAGATCGACCAGATTCTCTCCGCCCGCCCGGAGGACCGCCGCGCCATCTTCGAGGAAGCCGCCGGCATCACGAAGTACAAGAGCCAGAAGAAGGAGGCGATGCGGAAGCTGGAGCAGACGGAGGCCAACCTCCTGCGCCTGGTCGACGTCATCGGCGAGGTGCGCCGCCAGATCGGCTCCCTCCAGCGCCAGGCCAGCAAGGCCCGCCGCTACCAGGAGCTCCACGCCGCCCTGCAGGAGGGGGAGCTGCGCTTTGCGCGCTACCAGTTCGGCCAGCTCACGTCGGAAATCAACGCGCTGCAGACGCAGGCCGATTCCGCCCAGGAGAGCGGACAGGCCCTGGCCGTCGCCGTGGAGGAGGAGGAGTACGCCCTGGCCTCCCTGCGCGGGGAGCTTGAAATTTTGGAGCAGGAAACCGGCACGATCCGCGAGGCCCTCAACCAGGCCCGCAACGCGGGCGAGCGCGCCGCGCAGCGCGTCGGCACCGCCCAGACCCGCGTGGAGGAGTTCACCATCCTGCGCGAGCATTGCCGCCTGGAGATCGCCGGGACGGAGGAGAAGGTCCGCATCCAGGAGGAGCAGGCCCGCTCCCTGGCCGCCCGCCTCGAGTCCCAGTCCGCCTCCCGCGCGGACGCCGCGGCGGTCCACCGCCAGCGGGAGGAGGCCGTCCAGTCCCGCCAGGAGCTGGCCGCCGAGAAGAACGCCCTCCGCGGCGAGCGCCAGTCCGAGCTGGGCCGCCGCCAGTCCGAGCTGGCCAACCTCCGCCACCAGCGCGTGGCCTTGGAGGCCCAGCAGCACAATTTGATGGCCCGCGCCGAGGCGCTGCGGGAGGAAGTCGCCGCCGTCGCCGGACGCCGCGACGTGGCGGAGGCCGAGCGCGCCGCGCAGGAAATGGAGAGCCTGGAGGCGGAGGCCGCCTGGGAGGCCGCCCGCGCCGCCCTCTCCGCCGCGCAGGAGAGCCTGGCCGCCGCCCAGCCCCGGGCCAAGGACGCCGAGCGCGCCGAGCGGGAGGCCGCTTCCGCGCAGAGCCGCCTGCAGGCCAAGCTCGACGCGCTGCACCAATTGGAAGAGAGCCACGCCGGCTCTCCCCCCGCCGCCCAGCATCTGCTGGCCTGCGGCGCGCGCGGGGAGATCGCCGCGCGCCTCCACGGCACCCTGGCCGACGCCTGCGCCGTGGCCCCCGGGTATGAGGAGACGATGGCCCTTCTCCTCGGCGACGCGCTCCACAGCCTGGTCATCGAGGACCAGGGCGCGGCGGAGGAAGTCCTCGCCGCCTTCGCCCGCACCGGCGCGCAGGAGGGGCAGGTTCTCCTGGCCCCGCTGCGGCTGGCCCGTCCCGCCGGGCCCTCCCTCGCCGCGCCGACGGCGGCCCGACGCTTCATCGAGGTCGTCCCTTCGGAGGCCCGCTCGCCTGAGTTCACCGAGGCGCTGGGCACCCTGCTCGACGCCCTTTTGGCCGACGCCCACGTCGTCTCCGACCTGGCGCAGGCCTGGGAGTTGAAGGCGGTCTATCTCCAAGCCGTCGTCGCCGTCCACGGCGCCAACGGGGACCGCGGCGCGCTGCTGACCCGCGGCGGCCTGATCCAGGCCGGACGCCCCGCCGCCGATCCGCTGGCCATTCTCCGCCGCCGCCCCGAGCGCCTGGCGCTGGAGGCCGAGCTGGCCGCCGCCCAGGCCGCGGCGCAGGAGGCCCATGAGGCTTCCCTGCAGGCCGCCGAGGCGCTCCAGGCCGCGCACGCCGCCTTGGACGAGGCGCGCTCCGCCGCGAAGGACGCGGAAATCACCGCCACCACCCGCCGCCACACCCAGCAGACGCTGGCCAATTCCGTCCGGGAGCTGGACAACGCCCGCGCCCGCTCCGCCCAGGAGCAGGCCCGCCTGGCCGCCCAGGCGGAGGAGGACGCCGCCCGCCACGCCCGCGTGGAGGAGGAGCTTTCCTCCGGGGAGGCGGAAGCCGCCCGCCTGGAAGAGGAGCTCGCCGCCCTTCAGGCGGAGAGCGCCGCGCTGGAGGCGGAGGCCGCCGCGCTGCGCCAGACCCTCGTCGAAAGCCAGATCGCCCTGGCCACGCTGACCGCGGAATGCCAGTCGACCGAGCAGCAGCGCGCCAGCGCGGAGCACCGCGCCGCCGAGCTGCGCGACCTGGCCGCCACCCGCGGCCGCGAGGCGCAGGACTACACCGCCCGCATCGAGCAGGCCCACGCGGAGATCGAGGCCGCCACGATGGAGCGGGAGGAGGCGGAGGCCCGCTCCGCCCAGCAGGAAACCGCCCTGCAGGAAGTGCAGTCCCGCCGCGCCGAGCAGCAGGCCTTCATCGCCCAGCGGGAGGAAGGCCTGCGGATGCAGCGCCGCAGCCTCTCCGAGGCGCAGTCCCTCCACGCCTCCTGCGAGATCAAGCTCACGGAGCGCCGCATGCACCTGACCCACCTCAACGAGCGGGTGCAGAGCGCCTACCAGAGCGTCCTGGCCGACCTGCCCCCCCTCTCCGAGGAGGAGGCCGCGACCGACTGGGACGTCCTGGGCGCGGAGGTGGCCGACCAGCGGCAGAAGCTCGACGCGATGGGCTCGGTCAACCTGGACGCCATCGCCGAGTTCGAGGAGCTTTCCCAGCGCCTCACCTTCCTGGAAGGGCAGGAGAACGACCTGCGCGGCGGCAAGGACCAGCTCCTGGCCACCATCCAGGAGATCAACGAGACGACGAAGACCCTCTTCGCCGAGACGTTCGAGCGGATCAAGGTGAACTTCCAGGAGATCTTTTCCGAGCTGTTCGGCGGCGGCAAGGCGACCCTGGTCCTGGCCGACGAGACCGACCCGCTCGAGTCCGGCATCGAGATCGTGGCGAAGCCCCCGGGCAAGCAGCTGCAGAGCGTCACGCTCCTTTCCGGCGGCGAGAAGACGATGACCGCCGTCTCCCTCCTCTTCGCCATCTACAAGGTGAAGCCGAGCCCGTTCTGCGTGCTCGACGAAATGGACGCGCCGCTCGACGAGTCGAACATCAACCGCTTCATCCGCATGGTGCAGCGCTTCACGGAGCACTCCCAGTTCGTGGTCATCACGCACAACAAGCGGACGATCAGCATGGCGGACGCGCTCTTTGGCGTGACGATGCCGGAGCGCGGCGTTTCCAAGCTGATGTCCATCAAGCTGACCGCGGAGGAGAAGGCGGCGCACGCCGGGACTCCCGCGCCGGAGCGCGTCGCCGCCCCCGTCATCCCCGTGAAGGGGGAGGACGCCGGGCCGGAACCGGAGGCCGAGGCGGTCCCGGGCGAGGAAGACGAATCCGATCCCGCGCTGACGGCGTAG
- a CDS encoding sugar phosphate isomerase/epimerase: MRPVTLFTGQWADLPLETLAAKAKAFGYDGLELACWGDHFNVGRALREPGYAAGQRALLARHGLQVHALSNHLVGQAVADRIDARHQAILPPHVWGDGDPAGVRRRAAEEMIATARAARLLDVPVVNGFTGSPIWHLLYSFPPVPPAALEEGFAETARAWKPVLDAFQAEGIRFALEVHPTEIAFDTASAARFLDALGGHPAFGFNYDPSHLAYQGVDYLGFLDRFAGRIFHVHVKDVAWGAPNEAGVFGGHLPFGDARRAWDFRSPGRGGVDFEAILRRLNRMGYAGPLSVEWEDPGMDREHGAAEAAAFVRRLDFPPAAQAFDAAFEKNAKR; encoded by the coding sequence ATGCGCCCCGTCACCCTCTTCACCGGCCAGTGGGCCGACCTGCCGCTGGAAACCCTGGCCGCCAAGGCGAAGGCCTTCGGCTACGACGGGCTGGAGCTGGCCTGCTGGGGCGACCACTTCAACGTGGGCCGCGCCCTGCGCGAGCCGGGCTACGCCGCCGGGCAGCGGGCGCTCCTGGCCCGGCACGGCCTCCAAGTCCACGCGCTTTCCAACCACCTCGTCGGCCAGGCGGTGGCCGACCGGATCGACGCCCGGCACCAGGCGATCCTGCCGCCCCACGTCTGGGGCGACGGCGACCCGGCGGGCGTCCGCCGCCGCGCGGCGGAGGAAATGATCGCCACCGCCCGGGCGGCCCGCCTCCTGGACGTCCCGGTGGTCAACGGCTTCACCGGCAGCCCGATCTGGCACCTCCTCTATTCCTTCCCCCCCGTCCCGCCCGCCGCGCTGGAGGAGGGCTTCGCGGAGACGGCCCGCGCGTGGAAGCCGGTCCTCGACGCCTTCCAGGCGGAGGGGATCCGCTTCGCCCTGGAAGTCCACCCGACGGAGATCGCCTTCGACACCGCCAGCGCGGCCCGCTTCCTCGACGCCCTCGGCGGCCATCCCGCCTTCGGCTTCAACTACGACCCGAGCCACCTGGCCTACCAGGGCGTCGACTACCTCGGCTTCCTCGACCGCTTCGCCGGCCGGATCTTCCACGTCCACGTGAAGGACGTGGCCTGGGGCGCGCCGAACGAGGCGGGCGTCTTCGGCGGCCACCTCCCCTTCGGCGACGCGCGGCGCGCCTGGGACTTCCGCTCGCCGGGCCGGGGCGGCGTCGACTTCGAGGCGATCCTGCGGCGCCTCAACCGGATGGGCTACGCCGGGCCGCTCTCCGTCGAGTGGGAAGATCCCGGCATGGACCGGGAGCACGGCGCGGCGGAGGCCGCCGCCTTCGTCCGGCGGCTCGATTTCCCGCCCGCCGCCCAGGCCTTCGACGCCGCCTTCGAAAAGAATGCCAAGCGGTAG
- a CDS encoding PAS domain S-box protein, with the protein MIWDDRPASARRCAARLEAAGFRCKTAHAATKPEFQKLLTSSGWELLLCADAFLGEDPAALVREAGVPAPLLYFVRAGERGGKTPSPARQAEALRAGAADYLLPEDWDRLPCVIERALRLGRLEEAHQRADAARAGAERRLQTVLDHNPDILLVIQAVTGTILRANRAVQNLLGYQEEELAGRHFSALFPLENEPAVGDLMARFRVRGGVFEGQRFLCVDGSVRPLDVTAEIVAWGQTQAILVTLHDAEARESLERQAFWNGHSAARCLDPLLWTEADGLICHLNEAACRLLGYRPEELLGRPLAEIDPGFGAGLWPLHWEEVKARGRFLLTTRLKRKEGDSLAVEAEVLHLRHNGRDYHCLLARTPESA; encoded by the coding sequence TTGATTTGGGACGATCGTCCCGCCAGCGCCCGGCGCTGCGCGGCCCGGCTGGAAGCGGCCGGATTCCGCTGCAAGACGGCCCACGCCGCCACAAAGCCGGAATTCCAAAAGCTGCTGACGTCAAGCGGGTGGGAACTGCTGCTTTGCGCCGACGCTTTCCTGGGAGAAGACCCGGCCGCGTTGGTCCGGGAGGCCGGCGTCCCGGCTCCCCTCCTCTATTTCGTTCGCGCCGGGGAGCGCGGGGGAAAGACCCCCTCCCCCGCCCGGCAGGCGGAGGCGCTCCGCGCCGGAGCCGCCGACTACCTGCTGCCGGAAGACTGGGACCGGCTGCCCTGCGTCATCGAACGCGCCCTCCGCCTCGGCCGCCTGGAAGAGGCCCATCAACGGGCGGATGCCGCCCGGGCGGGCGCGGAGCGGCGGCTGCAAACGGTCCTCGACCACAATCCCGACATCCTGCTGGTGATCCAGGCGGTGACCGGCACCATCCTGCGGGCCAACCGCGCCGTCCAGAATCTCCTGGGCTACCAAGAGGAGGAGCTGGCCGGGCGCCATTTCTCCGCCCTCTTCCCCCTGGAAAACGAGCCCGCCGTGGGCGACCTGATGGCCCGCTTCCGGGTGCGGGGCGGCGTCTTCGAGGGGCAGCGCTTCCTTTGCGTCGACGGCAGCGTCCGCCCCCTCGACGTGACGGCGGAAATCGTCGCCTGGGGCCAAACGCAGGCGATCCTGGTGACCCTTCACGACGCGGAAGCGCGGGAATCCCTGGAGCGGCAGGCCTTTTGGAACGGCCACAGCGCCGCCCGCTGCCTCGACCCGCTGCTTTGGACGGAAGCCGACGGGCTCATCTGCCACCTGAACGAGGCGGCCTGCCGCCTCCTGGGCTACCGGCCGGAAGAACTTCTGGGCCGGCCCCTGGCGGAAATCGACCCCGGCTTCGGAGCGGGACTCTGGCCTCTGCATTGGGAGGAGGTGAAGGCGCGGGGGCGCTTTCTCCTCACCACCCGCCTCAAGCGGAAAGAGGGGGACAGCCTGGCCGTGGAGGCGGAAGTCCTCCACCTGCGGCACAACGGGAGGGACTACCACTGCCTCCTGGCGCGGACCCCGGAGAGCGCGTGA